One genomic segment of Panicum virgatum strain AP13 chromosome 2N, P.virgatum_v5, whole genome shotgun sequence includes these proteins:
- the LOC120661295 gene encoding dehydration-responsive element-binding protein 1H-like, with translation MDMGRLERSTSSSSSSTTSASSSSSGRNDKASPPTSPSPPAPPKKRPAGRTKFRETRHPVFRGVRRRGAAGRWVCEVRVPGNRGARLWLGTYVAAEAAARAHDAAMLALGRGGSGAGLNFPDSAWRLALPPPSALPSLDDARRAALEAVADFQRRSGANDSAAAAVDKATSSMSAPPPLPGISGSLATSLEHVPAEADETAALDGGAFEPDWFGDMDLDTYYASLAEGLLMEPPPPPAAAWEHGDFGDGGADVALWSY, from the coding sequence ATGGACATGGGCCGCCTCGAGCGctcgacctcctcctcctcgtcctccaccacctcggcgtcctcgtcctcgtcgggCAGGAACGACAAGGCGTCGCCGCCGACCTcgccctccccgccggcgccgcccaagAAGCGCCCCGCGGGCCGCACCAAGTTCCGCGAGACGCGCCACCCGGTGTTCCGCGGCGTGCGCCGCCGGGGCGCCGCGGGCCGCTGGGTGTGCGAGGTGCGCGTCCCGGGGAACCGCGGCGCGCGCCTGTGGCTCGGCACCTacgtcgccgccgaggccgcggcgcgcgcgcacgaCGCCGCGATGCTCGCCCTGGGCCGCGGCGGCTCCGGGGCGGGGCTCAACTTCCCGGACTCCGCGTGGCGgctcgcgctgccgccgccctccgcgctcCCGAGCCTGGAcgacgcccgccgcgccgccctcgaGGCCGTCGCGGACTTCCAGCGCCGCTCCGGTGCCAatgacagcgccgccgccgcggtcgacAAGGCGACCTCGAGCATGTCGgctccgccgccgttgccgggCATTTCCGGGTCGCTGGCGACGTCCCTTGAGCACGTACCCGCGGAGGCTGATGAGACGGCGGCGTTGGACGGCGGCGCGTTCGAGCCCGACTGGTTCGGCGACATGGACCTGGACACGTACTACGCCAGCCTCGCGGAGGGTCTGCTcatggagccgccgccgcccccggcggccgcctGGGAACATGGCGACTTTGGCGACGGCGGAGCGGACGTCGCGCTCTGGAGCTACTAG
- the LOC120661296 gene encoding dehydration-responsive element-binding protein 1A-like produces the protein MCPTIKKEMSAESSPPCCSWASTSTSSPEQAHHQQTVWTSPPKKPAGRTKFRETRHPVFRGVRRRGNAGRWVCEVRVPGRRGCRLWLGTFDTAEAAARAHDAAMLAIAGAGACLNFADSAWLLAVPASYASLAEVRHAVAEAVKGFQRREALSVSEDDAASSSAPSSPASVELDGPSTDGEESPSPAFELDVFNDMSWDLYYASMAQAMLMEPPSAVQAFGDDGLAGAGDVPLWSY, from the coding sequence ATGTGTCCGACGATCAAGAAGGAGATGAGCGCCGAGTCGAGCCCGCCGTGCTGCAGCTGGGCGTCGACCTCAACCTCGTCGCCGGAGCAGGCGCACCACCAGCAGACGGTGTGGACGTCGCCGCCCAAGAAGCCGGCGGGGCGGACCAAGTTCCGGGAGACGCGGCACCCCGTGTTCCGCGGCGTCCGGCGCCGCGGCAACGCCGGGCGGTGGGTGTGCGAGGTGCGCGTGCCGGGCCGCCGCGGCTGCAGGCTCTGGCTCGGCACCTTCGAcaccgccgaggccgcggcgcgcgcgcacgaCGCCGCCAtgctcgccatcgccggcgcgggcgcctgCCTCAACTTCGCCGACTCCGCGTGGCTGCTCGCCGTCCCGGCCTCGTACGCCAGCCTCGCCGAGGTGCgccacgccgtcgccgaggcCGTCAAGGGCTTCCAGCGCCGCGAGGCGCTCTCGGTCTCGGAGGACgacgccgcgtcgtcgtcggcgccctcctcccccgccaGCGTCGAACTCGACGGGCCTTCCACCGACGGGGAGGAGTCGCCCTCCCCGGCTTTCGAACTGGACGTGTTCAACGACATGAGCTGGGACCTGTACTACGCGAGCATGGCGCAGGCGATGCTCATGGAGCCGCCGTCCGCGGTTCAGGCGTTCGGAGAcgacggcctcgccggcgccggagatgTGCCACTGTGGAGCTACTAG
- the LOC120661293 gene encoding dehydration-responsive element-binding protein 1B-like, translating into MDTPSPPPPTAEHEEYRTVWSAPPKKPAGRTKFRETRHPVFRGVRRRGQAGRWVCELRVPGRRGSRLWLGTFATPELAARAHDAAAIALSGRAACLNFADSAWLLPPLIPAAPGSAREFRDAAAEAVEVFRRRSASASASAPSSPAVETADEDEDDGGSPGAAPSPDVLFELDDVFGLGGMVDAGSYYASLAQGLLLDAPAAAGAGAWWEDVEHGSGTADIALWSY; encoded by the coding sequence ATGGATacgccctcaccgccgccgccgaccgcggaGCACGAGGAGTACAGGACGGTGTGGTCGGCGCCACCCAAGAAGCCAGCGGGGCGGACCAAGTTCCGGGAGACGCGGCACCCGGTGttccgcggcgtgcggcgccgCGGCCAGGCGGGGCGGTGGGTGTGCGAGCTGCGCGTCCCGGGCCGGCGCGGCTCCAGGCTCTGGCTCGGCACCTTCGCCACGCCCGAgctggcggcgcgcgcgcacgacgccgccgccatcgcgctctccggccgcgccgcctgccTCAACTTCGCCGACTCCGCGTGGCTGCTCCCGCCGCTGATTCCCGCGGCGCCGGGAAGCGCGCGCGAGTTCAGGGATGCTGCCGCCGAGGCCGTCGAGGTGttccggcggcgctcggcgtcggcgtcggcgtcggcgccgtcgtcgccagCGGTGGAGACGGccgacgaggatgaggatgacGGCGGCTCGCCTGGCGCAGCGCCGTCGCCCGACGTCTtgttcgagctcgacgacgtgTTCGGGTTGGGCGGCATGGTTGATGCTGGATCGTACTACGCGAGCTTGGCGCAGGGGCTGCTCCTggacgcgccggccgccgctggagCGGGAGCGTGGTGGGAGGACGTCGAGCATGGGAGTGGCACCGCTGACATTGCCCTGTGGAGCTACTAG